One genomic window of Streptomonospora nanhaiensis includes the following:
- a CDS encoding MFS transporter, translating into MTTTHPSARPAPAPSPWRQPLPVWATAFAAVVAFMGIGLVDPILPSIADGLAATPAQVSLLFTSYFLVTALAMLITGAVSSRIGGKATLLTGLALVVVFAALSGTSETVTALVGFRAGWGLGNALFIATALAVIVGAASGGTAAAIVLYEAALGVGIASGPLVGALLGDWHWRAPFFGTAALMAAGFLLIALLLRAPAKPARPTRLGDPLRALAHGGLATTAATALFYNFAFFTVLAFTPFVLGMGAYGIGAVFFAWGVCVALSSVVAAPRLQRRIGTVPLLHTALALLLLAQAAIAVSVAADTPPALIAAVIATGVPIGLCNTAFTEAAMEVSDAPRPVASAGYNFVRWIGGAAAPFVATTLGAALTPWAPYLLGAACCLAAATVLAARRRHLGALARA; encoded by the coding sequence ATGACCACCACCCACCCCAGCGCCCGCCCCGCACCCGCACCCAGCCCCTGGCGCCAACCGCTGCCGGTGTGGGCCACCGCCTTCGCCGCGGTGGTCGCGTTCATGGGCATCGGCCTGGTCGACCCCATCCTGCCCTCCATCGCCGACGGACTCGCCGCCACACCCGCCCAGGTCTCCCTGCTGTTCACCAGCTACTTCCTGGTCACCGCCCTGGCCATGCTCATCACCGGCGCCGTCTCCAGCCGCATCGGCGGCAAGGCCACCCTCCTGACCGGCCTGGCCCTGGTCGTCGTCTTCGCCGCCCTCTCCGGCACCTCCGAGACCGTCACCGCCCTGGTGGGCTTCCGCGCCGGCTGGGGACTGGGCAACGCCCTGTTCATCGCCACCGCCCTGGCCGTCATCGTCGGCGCCGCCAGCGGCGGCACGGCCGCCGCCATCGTCCTCTACGAGGCCGCCCTGGGCGTGGGCATCGCCTCCGGCCCCCTGGTCGGCGCGCTGCTGGGCGACTGGCACTGGCGCGCCCCCTTCTTCGGCACCGCCGCCCTCATGGCCGCCGGGTTCCTCCTCATCGCGCTCCTGCTGCGCGCCCCCGCCAAACCCGCCCGCCCCACCCGCCTGGGCGACCCCCTGCGCGCCCTGGCCCACGGCGGCCTGGCCACCACCGCCGCCACCGCGCTCTTCTACAACTTCGCGTTCTTCACCGTGCTGGCCTTCACCCCGTTCGTCCTGGGCATGGGCGCCTACGGCATCGGCGCGGTCTTCTTCGCCTGGGGCGTGTGCGTGGCCCTGTCCTCGGTGGTGGCCGCACCCCGCCTCCAGCGCCGCATCGGCACCGTCCCCCTGCTGCACACCGCCCTGGCCCTGCTCCTGCTGGCCCAGGCCGCCATCGCCGTGAGCGTCGCCGCCGACACCCCGCCCGCCCTCATCGCCGCCGTGATCGCCACCGGCGTGCCCATCGGCCTGTGCAACACCGCCTTCACCGAGGCCGCCATGGAGGTCTCCGACGCCCCCCGCCCCGTGGCCTCGGCCGGCTACAACTTCGTCCGCTGGATCGGCGGCGCCGCCGCGCCCTTCGTCGCCACCACCCTGGGCGCCGCCCTCACCCCCTGGGCCCCCTACCTGCTGGGCGCCGCCTGCTGCCTGGCGGCCGCCACCGTCCTGGCCGCCCGCCGCCGCCACCTCGGCGCCCTGGCCCGCGCCTGA
- a CDS encoding AMP-binding protein, translating into MAKSPRGAAPQRLRGLGDLAYHHGDQAPRQEVYLRPGPQGEPQAVGAREFVAEVAAVAKGLIGVGVAAGDRVVIAGVTGYAAAVLVQAVWVARAVAVVVEPAASAARLAEVLRDCRPAAVVLGDGRHAQAVARAGRELTDLARVWRLDEEGLAALARPGAYMDSTAVRFRREEQDHGDPAAIVYPPTTTGQVRGAVLTHGALLAGAQAALERLAPARSRVEDGAVPTVLVELPLSGAAGLVALVACALARARVCPVERGANEDALLRAASPHVVVCRGRLLSRLYARERAIAHETSWDNLNAFTTATDLAVQFDQAPRKGPWRRVSRAMYEWMYSRMREALGGRAVLVVCAAGTAEPWLDHFFNGAGVELVQAWGTDESGGVVAAGVPGRRRGATAGPPLEGVEVRLAGDGEVYVRGPGVFSGYWGDEAAGRAARWEDWVATGAVAGLDEAGRLVPGRRLRPQAAPLPAAPRQARRTAPAGPPPAAPAPEQVPEPARVWERRVCAHPLIAQAMVIARGRPYPAALLTLSGDQLEYWRLVNNRPLAWTREELVMDAELAAEVRGAVVEANGAVEPAWAVRAFHVLAEEFSPTGGLVLPDGRLRRDAVLRAFAEEIEGLYRSPQPGR; encoded by the coding sequence ATGGCGAAGTCGCCGCGCGGCGCGGCCCCACAGCGGTTGCGGGGATTGGGCGATCTGGCCTACCACCACGGCGACCAGGCCCCCCGCCAGGAGGTCTACCTGCGCCCCGGGCCCCAGGGCGAGCCGCAGGCCGTGGGCGCCCGGGAGTTCGTCGCCGAGGTCGCCGCGGTGGCCAAGGGCCTGATCGGGGTCGGTGTGGCCGCCGGCGACCGCGTCGTGATCGCCGGGGTCACCGGGTACGCGGCGGCGGTGCTGGTGCAGGCGGTGTGGGTGGCCCGCGCCGTGGCGGTGGTGGTGGAGCCCGCCGCCTCGGCCGCGCGGCTGGCCGAGGTCCTGCGCGACTGCCGCCCGGCCGCGGTGGTGCTGGGCGACGGCCGCCACGCCCAGGCGGTGGCCCGCGCCGGGCGGGAGCTGACCGACCTGGCGCGGGTGTGGCGCCTGGACGAGGAGGGCCTGGCGGCCCTGGCCCGCCCCGGCGCCTACATGGACTCCACCGCCGTGCGGTTCCGCCGCGAGGAGCAGGACCACGGCGACCCCGCCGCCATCGTCTACCCCCCCACCACCACCGGGCAGGTGCGCGGCGCGGTGCTCACCCACGGCGCGCTGCTGGCCGGCGCCCAGGCCGCGCTGGAGCGCCTGGCCCCCGCCCGGAGCCGGGTGGAGGACGGCGCGGTGCCCACCGTCCTGGTGGAGCTGCCCCTCAGCGGCGCGGCCGGGCTGGTGGCGCTGGTGGCCTGCGCCTTGGCGCGGGCGCGCGTGTGCCCGGTGGAGCGCGGCGCGAACGAGGACGCCCTGCTGCGCGCCGCCTCCCCCCACGTGGTGGTGTGCCGGGGCCGGCTGCTGTCGCGGCTGTACGCCCGCGAGCGGGCCATCGCCCATGAGACCAGCTGGGACAACCTCAACGCCTTCACCACCGCCACCGACCTGGCGGTGCAGTTCGACCAGGCGCCCCGCAAGGGGCCCTGGCGGCGGGTGTCGCGGGCGATGTATGAGTGGATGTACTCGCGCATGCGCGAGGCCCTGGGCGGGCGCGCGGTGCTGGTGGTGTGCGCGGCCGGTACCGCCGAGCCGTGGCTGGACCACTTCTTCAACGGCGCCGGGGTGGAGCTGGTGCAGGCGTGGGGCACCGACGAGTCCGGCGGGGTGGTGGCCGCGGGCGTGCCGGGCCGCCGCCGCGGCGCCACGGCCGGGCCGCCCCTGGAGGGCGTGGAGGTGCGCCTGGCCGGTGACGGCGAGGTCTATGTGCGCGGCCCCGGGGTGTTCTCCGGCTACTGGGGCGACGAGGCCGCCGGGCGCGCCGCCCGCTGGGAGGACTGGGTGGCCACCGGGGCGGTGGCCGGTCTGGACGAGGCCGGGCGGCTGGTGCCGGGGCGGCGGCTGCGCCCCCAGGCCGCGCCGCTGCCCGCCGCGCCCCGCCAGGCCCGCCGCACCGCCCCGGCCGGGCCCCCGCCGGCGGCGCCGGCCCCCGAGCAGGTGCCCGAGCCGGCCCGGGTCTGGGAGCGGCGGGTGTGCGCCCACCCCCTGATCGCCCAGGCCATGGTGATCGCGCGCGGCCGCCCCTACCCCGCGGCGCTGCTCACCCTTTCGGGCGACCAGCTGGAGTACTGGCGGCTGGTCAACAACCGGCCGCTGGCGTGGACGCGCGAGGAGCTGGTGATGGACGCCGAGCTGGCGGCCGAGGTGCGCGGCGCGGTGGTGGAGGCCAACGGCGCGGTGGAGCCGGCGTGGGCGGTGCGGGCCTTCCACGTGCTGGCCGAGGAGTTCAGCCCCACCGGGGGGCTGGTGCTGCCTGATGGGCGGCTGCGCCGCGACGCGGTCCTGCGGGCCTTCGCCGAGGAGATCGAGGGCCTTTACCGCAGCCCCCAGCCTGGCCGCTGA
- the erm gene encoding ErmE/ErmH/ErmO/ErmR family 23S rRNA (adenine(2058)-N(6))-methyltransferase yields the protein MARTPRDRAPRTTSADRGRRTGNRRRYSQNFLTDPAAARTLVRASGVGPADTVVEVGAGDGMITRHLLPACAHLTAYEIDPRLADRLHRRFGARARVVRADFRTAHPPSTPFHVVGNIPYAITADIVDWCLAAPALRTATLITQLEYARKRTGGFGRWSRLTVLHWPHFSWRMGPRISRDRFTPVPRVDSAVLLLRRRPRPLLPARALGDYRRLVETGFTGVGGSLRASLRTAAPARRLDAALAAAGVPRDALVAEVSPDQWITLFTRLHRLPPPQAAD from the coding sequence ATGGCACGCACACCGCGCGACCGCGCACCCCGCACCACCTCCGCCGACCGCGGCCGGCGCACCGGCAACCGCCGCCGCTACTCCCAGAACTTCCTGACCGACCCCGCCGCGGCCCGCACCCTCGTGCGCGCCTCGGGCGTGGGCCCCGCCGACACCGTCGTGGAGGTCGGCGCCGGCGACGGCATGATCACCCGCCACCTCCTGCCCGCCTGCGCCCACCTCACCGCCTACGAGATCGACCCCCGCCTGGCCGACCGGCTGCACCGCCGCTTCGGCGCCCGCGCCCGCGTCGTCCGCGCCGACTTCCGCACCGCCCACCCGCCCTCAACGCCCTTCCACGTGGTGGGCAACATCCCCTACGCCATCACCGCCGACATCGTCGACTGGTGCCTGGCCGCCCCCGCCCTGCGCACCGCGACCCTCATCACCCAACTGGAGTACGCCCGCAAGCGCACCGGCGGGTTCGGCCGCTGGTCGCGCCTGACCGTGCTGCACTGGCCCCACTTCTCCTGGCGCATGGGCCCCCGCATCAGCCGCGACCGCTTCACCCCCGTTCCGCGCGTGGACTCGGCGGTGCTGCTGCTGCGGCGCCGCCCCCGCCCCCTGCTCCCGGCCCGCGCGCTGGGCGACTACCGCCGCCTGGTGGAGACCGGGTTCACCGGGGTGGGCGGCAGCCTGCGCGCCTCCCTGCGCACCGCCGCACCCGCCCGCCGCCTCGACGCCGCCCTGGCCGCGGCCGGGGTGCCCCGCGACGCCCTGGTCGCCGAGGTCTCCCCCGACCAGTGGATCACCCTGTTCACCCGCCTGCACCGCCTGCCACCGCCCCAGGCCGCCGACTGA
- a CDS encoding multidrug effflux MFS transporter, whose product MTTSAPTQESAPPRPPAPPARRAAALLVLVLGALTATGPLATDLYLPAFPQIAADLGAPQAQIQLTLTAIMLGLALGQLLIGPLSDALGRRGPLLAGLAVFTLTSFLCALVDSAPLLIGLRFVQGVAGAAGAVIARAVVRDLFEGDDAARFFSRLMLVTGLAPLLGPVLGAQLLRLGPWQLSFVVLGAAALASLVVVVFGLPESLPRERRAELNLARLGATAGRLVRDAAFAGPALTLGLSFGMMFTYISSFSFVSQSEFGASGQQFALIFAVNTLGLMAGTQVNALLIGRVETSRRLAAGLAGALVSVAVLGALAVGGPAGAGALVALTAVFFVMMFSVGFVFPNATTLAISSQPASVAGTASALMGSLQFALGGGVSSLAGLTATGEPSLASMAVVMGGVGVAAALAFAVTARWSRRAAAKVR is encoded by the coding sequence GTGACCACCAGCGCCCCAACACAGGAGTCCGCGCCGCCCCGGCCGCCCGCCCCGCCCGCGCGCCGCGCGGCGGCCCTGCTGGTGCTGGTGCTGGGGGCGCTCACCGCCACCGGGCCGCTGGCCACCGACCTCTACCTGCCCGCCTTCCCCCAGATCGCCGCCGACCTGGGCGCCCCCCAGGCCCAGATCCAGCTCACCCTCACCGCGATCATGCTGGGCCTGGCCCTGGGCCAGCTGCTGATCGGCCCCCTCAGCGACGCGCTGGGCCGGCGCGGGCCCCTGCTGGCGGGCCTGGCGGTGTTCACGCTGACCTCGTTTCTGTGCGCGCTGGTGGACTCCGCGCCGCTGCTGATCGGGCTGCGGTTCGTGCAGGGCGTCGCGGGGGCGGCCGGGGCGGTCATCGCCCGCGCGGTGGTGCGCGACCTGTTCGAGGGCGACGACGCCGCCCGGTTCTTCTCGCGCCTGATGCTGGTCACGGGCCTTGCGCCGCTGCTGGGCCCGGTGCTGGGCGCCCAGCTGCTGCGGCTGGGCCCCTGGCAGCTGAGTTTCGTGGTGCTGGGCGCGGCCGCGCTGGCCAGCCTGGTCGTGGTGGTGTTCGGGCTGCCCGAGAGCCTGCCGCGCGAGCGCCGCGCCGAGCTGAACCTGGCGCGGCTGGGCGCCACGGCCGGGCGCCTGGTGCGCGACGCCGCCTTCGCCGGGCCCGCCCTGACGCTGGGCCTGAGCTTCGGCATGATGTTTACGTATATTTCGTCCTTCTCGTTTGTGTCCCAAAGCGAGTTCGGCGCCAGCGGGCAGCAGTTCGCGCTGATCTTCGCCGTCAACACGCTGGGGCTGATGGCGGGCACCCAGGTCAACGCGCTGCTGATCGGCCGGGTGGAGACCTCGCGCCGGCTGGCGGCGGGCCTGGCCGGCGCGCTGGTGTCGGTGGCGGTGCTGGGGGCGCTGGCGGTGGGGGGCCCGGCCGGGGCCGGGGCGCTGGTGGCGCTGACCGCGGTGTTCTTCGTGATGATGTTCAGCGTCGGGTTCGTGTTCCCCAACGCCACCACGCTGGCGATCTCCAGCCAGCCGGCGTCGGTGGCCGGGACCGCCTCGGCGCTGATGGGGTCGCTGCAGTTCGCGCTGGGCGGGGGCGTGTCCTCCCTGGCCGGGCTGACCGCCACCGGCGAGCCGAGCCTGGCCAGCATGGCCGTGGTGATGGGCGGTGTGGGGGTGGCCGCGGCCCTGGCCTTCGCCGTGACCGCCCGCTGGTCGCGCCGCGCGGCCGCGAAGGTCCGATGA
- a CDS encoding nucleotidyltransferase domain-containing protein produces MALSDDTEFRDHIAQALAGLPGVQAVALGGSRAAGTHTPHSDWDFALYYRHRFDPADLRALGWPGEVFDIGSWGGGVFNGGAWLQVEGRHVDVHYRDLHDVDYRIAEAAKGRFDIEHLAFHRAGVPTYIVVAELAGAEVLHGRLPRPDYPDELARQAPQRWWQAAQLELAYARTAHAQRGHLAPTLGALATAAAQAAHAVMAARRRWVTNEKRLLEAAGLRHIDEVCAHLDSEPPTLMAAVDAAAELLGKAVERARA; encoded by the coding sequence ATGGCGCTCAGCGACGACACGGAGTTCCGCGACCACATCGCCCAGGCCCTGGCCGGGCTCCCCGGCGTCCAGGCGGTGGCACTGGGCGGCTCCCGCGCCGCCGGAACCCACACCCCCCACAGCGACTGGGACTTCGCCCTCTACTACCGCCACCGCTTCGACCCCGCCGACCTGCGGGCCCTGGGCTGGCCCGGCGAGGTCTTCGACATCGGCTCCTGGGGCGGCGGAGTGTTCAACGGCGGCGCCTGGCTGCAGGTCGAAGGCCGCCACGTCGACGTCCACTACCGCGACCTCCACGACGTCGACTACCGCATCGCCGAAGCCGCCAAAGGCCGCTTCGACATCGAGCACCTGGCCTTCCACCGCGCCGGCGTGCCCACCTACATCGTCGTGGCCGAACTGGCCGGCGCCGAGGTCCTGCACGGCCGCCTGCCCCGCCCCGACTACCCCGACGAACTCGCCCGCCAGGCACCCCAGCGCTGGTGGCAGGCCGCCCAACTCGAACTGGCCTACGCCCGCACCGCCCACGCCCAGCGCGGGCACCTGGCCCCCACCCTGGGCGCCCTGGCCACCGCCGCCGCCCAGGCCGCCCACGCGGTGATGGCCGCCCGCCGCCGCTGGGTCACCAACGAAAAACGGCTCCTGGAGGCCGCCGGGCTGCGCCACATCGACGAGGTCTGCGCCCACCTGGACTCCGAACCGCCCACCCTGATGGCCGCCGTGGACGCCGCCGCCGAACTCCTGGGCAAAGCCGTGGAGCGGGCCCGCGCATGA
- a CDS encoding DEAD/DEAH box helicase: MLVLHGWWRPGAPGAPGALLVWGEHTPPRAAAARPGVHPFAASPARLRTALAGLAPSAAASVERAALRLPTAQGAPLPSPAHHTPAPQGAAPAWATWRVPALRLGPAAAQPLLLALPATGPTPAGPALAHLQALAAFAARLTARGHLLPALTPAGAQWRPVLTGAAQAHLDALAAALPPSAQAEDPHIDPSTLLLDALTHLADAHARTLLAPGPAPAHPLAAALAAPRPRPLTATPPGLGGHLSTWHRDARRARTGTTLLLRLRDPHTPQEPWHLEFWAASRADPTLQIPAAALWQDPDHAAALGTGAGTALLTHLRAAARHYPALAPAAAQAAPTHLPLTLAQAHTFITTHAPRLTDAGISVVLPEWVGRRRLALRMTTRERPAAPGGGIGADDLLDVSLAAVCDDDTLDLDELTRLARLKQPLVHLRGRWLQADPAHLRAVVAFLRRRGRGALTRAQALRLALSPASQAPLPITGLDADGPLGDLLAGGAHQRLRPLPDPPGFTAHLRPYQRRGAAWLQFLDRLGLGAVLADDMGLGKTVQLLALLAAERAPDHPAPPGPTLLVCPVSLLGNWRREAEKFTPRLRLHTHHGPRRARGNDLARAAGAADLVLTTYGTLRRDTADMAALPWDRVVCDEAQALKNADSAQAQAVRMLPARTRIALTGTPVENNLEELWAVVDFTNPGLLGTRQAFTTGLAARASRAAHHDTPDTPGTEDAAALLRRITGPFILRRLKTDRAIITDLPAKHEMRTWCTLTPEQATLYQAAVDDMAARLDQADRRERNAAVLATLGRLKQICNHPAQFLNDGSPLAGRSGKLTRLEDLLEQAVRAGDKALCFTQYTALGQRLAPHLQQRLGVEVLWLHGGTPRHRREEITARFQNAPHPMVLLLSLKAAGTGLNLTAANHVVHIDRWWNPAVEDQATDRAFRIGQRRDVQVRKLVCVGTVEERIDDLIERKRRLAQAAVATGEHWLADLTTDHLRDLVRLAPEAVAA, encoded by the coding sequence GTGCTGGTGCTGCACGGGTGGTGGCGCCCGGGCGCCCCGGGGGCACCCGGCGCGCTGCTGGTGTGGGGCGAGCACACCCCGCCCCGCGCCGCCGCGGCCCGCCCCGGCGTGCACCCCTTCGCCGCCTCCCCCGCCCGCCTGCGCACCGCCCTGGCGGGCCTGGCCCCCTCCGCGGCCGCCTCGGTGGAGCGGGCCGCGCTGCGCCTGCCCACCGCCCAGGGCGCCCCCCTGCCCTCCCCCGCCCACCACACCCCCGCACCCCAGGGCGCGGCGCCCGCCTGGGCCACCTGGCGGGTGCCCGCCCTGCGGCTGGGCCCCGCCGCCGCCCAGCCGCTGCTGCTGGCCCTGCCCGCCACCGGCCCCACCCCCGCGGGCCCCGCCCTGGCCCACCTCCAGGCCCTCGCCGCCTTCGCCGCCCGCCTCACCGCGCGCGGCCACCTGCTGCCCGCCCTCACCCCCGCCGGCGCCCAGTGGCGCCCCGTCCTCACCGGCGCCGCCCAAGCCCACCTCGACGCCCTCGCCGCCGCCCTGCCCCCCAGCGCCCAGGCCGAGGACCCCCACATCGACCCCTCCACCCTCCTCCTCGACGCCCTCACCCACCTGGCCGACGCCCACGCCCGCACCCTGCTCGCCCCCGGCCCCGCCCCCGCCCACCCCCTCGCCGCGGCCCTGGCCGCACCCCGCCCGCGCCCCCTCACCGCCACCCCGCCCGGCCTGGGCGGCCACCTCTCCACCTGGCACCGCGACGCCCGCCGCGCCCGCACCGGCACCACCCTCCTGCTGCGCCTGCGCGACCCCCACACCCCCCAGGAACCCTGGCACCTGGAGTTCTGGGCGGCCTCCCGCGCCGACCCCACCCTGCAGATCCCCGCCGCCGCCCTCTGGCAGGACCCCGACCACGCCGCCGCCCTGGGCACCGGCGCCGGCACCGCCCTGCTCACCCACCTGCGCGCCGCCGCCCGCCACTACCCCGCCCTGGCCCCCGCCGCCGCCCAGGCCGCCCCCACCCACCTGCCCCTCACCCTGGCCCAGGCCCACACCTTCATCACCACCCACGCCCCCCGCCTCACCGACGCCGGCATCAGCGTCGTCCTGCCCGAATGGGTGGGCCGACGCCGCCTGGCCCTGCGCATGACCACCCGCGAACGCCCCGCCGCACCCGGCGGCGGCATCGGCGCCGACGACCTCCTGGACGTCTCCCTGGCCGCCGTCTGCGACGACGACACCCTCGACCTGGACGAACTCACCCGCCTGGCCCGCCTCAAACAGCCCCTGGTCCACCTGCGCGGCCGCTGGCTGCAAGCCGACCCCGCCCACCTGCGCGCCGTCGTGGCGTTCCTGCGCCGCCGCGGCCGCGGCGCCCTCACCCGCGCCCAGGCGCTGCGCCTGGCCCTGTCCCCCGCCTCCCAAGCCCCCCTGCCCATCACCGGCCTCGACGCCGACGGCCCCCTGGGCGACCTCCTGGCCGGCGGCGCCCACCAGCGCCTGCGCCCCCTGCCCGACCCGCCCGGATTCACCGCCCATTTGCGCCCCTACCAGCGGCGCGGCGCCGCCTGGCTGCAGTTCCTGGACCGCCTGGGCCTGGGCGCCGTCCTGGCCGACGACATGGGCCTGGGCAAGACCGTGCAGCTCCTCGCCCTCCTGGCCGCCGAACGCGCCCCCGACCACCCCGCCCCGCCCGGCCCCACCCTGCTGGTGTGCCCCGTCTCCCTCCTGGGCAACTGGCGCCGCGAAGCCGAGAAGTTCACCCCCCGCCTGCGCCTGCACACCCACCACGGGCCCCGCCGCGCCCGCGGCAACGACCTCGCCCGCGCCGCCGGCGCCGCCGACCTCGTCCTCACCACCTACGGCACCCTGCGCCGCGACACCGCCGACATGGCGGCCCTGCCCTGGGACCGCGTCGTCTGCGACGAAGCCCAAGCCCTCAAGAACGCCGACTCCGCCCAGGCCCAGGCGGTGCGCATGCTGCCCGCCCGCACCCGCATCGCCCTGACCGGCACCCCCGTCGAGAACAACCTCGAAGAACTGTGGGCGGTGGTCGACTTCACCAACCCCGGCCTGCTGGGCACCCGCCAGGCCTTCACCACCGGCCTGGCCGCCCGCGCCTCCCGCGCCGCCCACCACGACACCCCCGACACCCCCGGCACCGAGGACGCCGCGGCGCTGCTGCGCCGCATCACCGGCCCCTTCATCCTGCGCCGCCTCAAAACCGACCGCGCCATCATCACCGACCTGCCCGCCAAGCACGAGATGCGCACCTGGTGCACCCTCACCCCCGAACAGGCCACCCTCTACCAGGCCGCCGTGGACGACATGGCCGCCCGCCTGGACCAGGCCGACCGGCGCGAGCGCAACGCCGCCGTCCTGGCCACCCTGGGCCGCCTCAAGCAGATCTGCAACCACCCCGCCCAGTTCCTCAACGACGGCTCCCCCCTGGCTGGGCGCTCCGGCAAGCTCACCCGCCTGGAGGACCTGCTGGAACAGGCCGTGCGCGCCGGCGACAAGGCCCTGTGCTTCACCCAGTACACCGCCCTGGGCCAGCGCCTGGCCCCCCACCTCCAGCAGCGCCTGGGCGTGGAGGTCCTGTGGCTGCACGGCGGCACCCCCCGCCACCGCCGCGAGGAGATCACCGCCCGCTTCCAAAACGCCCCCCACCCCATGGTGCTGCTGCTGTCCCTCAAAGCCGCCGGCACCGGCCTCAACCTCACCGCCGCCAACCACGTCGTCCACATCGACCGCTGGTGGAACCCCGCCGTGGAGGACCAGGCCACCGACCGGGCGTTCCGCATCGGCCAGCGCCGCGACGTCCAGGTCCGCAAACTGGTGTGCGTGGGCACCGTCGAAGAACGCATCGACGACCTCATCGAACGCAAGCGCCGCCTGGCCCAGGCCGCGGTGGCCACCGGCGAGCACTGGCTGGCCGACCTCACCACCGACCACCTGCGCGACCTGGTGCGCCTGGCCCCCGAGGCGGTCGCCGCATGA
- a CDS encoding DUF3037 domain-containing protein — protein sequence MSRGASGERSVFEYALVRVVPRLERGEQVNAGVILYCQALGFLGARCVVDEPRLRALDAGVDVGGVGRALEAVEKVCAGGAQAGPARAEDAGRRFRWLTAPRSTIVQPGPIHTGLTADPAAELERLLERLVR from the coding sequence ATGAGCCGGGGGGCCTCGGGGGAGCGGTCGGTGTTTGAGTACGCGCTGGTGCGGGTGGTGCCGCGGTTGGAGCGGGGGGAGCAGGTCAACGCGGGGGTGATCCTGTACTGCCAGGCGCTGGGGTTTTTGGGTGCGCGGTGTGTGGTGGACGAGCCGCGGCTGCGGGCGCTGGACGCGGGTGTGGACGTGGGCGGCGTGGGGCGGGCGCTGGAGGCGGTGGAGAAGGTGTGCGCGGGGGGCGCGCAGGCGGGTCCGGCGCGGGCCGAGGACGCGGGGCGGCGGTTTCGGTGGTTGACGGCGCCGCGCAGCACGATCGTGCAGCCGGGTCCCATCCACACGGGGTTGACCGCGGATCCGGCCGCGGAGTTGGAGCGGTTGCTGGAGCGGCTGGTGCGCTGA
- a CDS encoding response regulator — MRVVIAEDLALLRDGLIRLLQAHGFEVVAAVDNGPDLLAALTGQRPDVAVVDVRLPPTFTDEGLQAAIRARRTVPGLPILVLSQHVEQLYARELLSDDTGGVGYLLKDRVFDIGQFIDAVRRVAAGGTAMDPAVISQLLAKHGDAGPLAQLTPREREVLAEMAEGRSNSAIAGRLFITDKAVSKHINSIFTKLDLPPSNDDSRRVLAVLAYLNQ; from the coding sequence GTGCGCGTCGTGATCGCCGAAGACCTCGCCCTGCTGCGCGACGGGCTCATCCGCCTGCTCCAGGCCCACGGGTTCGAGGTGGTGGCCGCCGTCGACAACGGCCCCGACCTGCTGGCCGCCCTGACCGGGCAGCGCCCCGACGTCGCCGTGGTCGACGTCCGCCTGCCGCCCACCTTCACCGACGAGGGCCTGCAGGCGGCCATCCGCGCCCGCCGCACCGTGCCGGGCCTGCCCATCCTGGTGCTGTCCCAGCACGTGGAGCAGCTCTACGCCCGCGAACTGCTCTCCGACGACACCGGCGGGGTGGGCTACCTGCTCAAGGACCGCGTCTTCGACATCGGCCAGTTCATCGACGCGGTGCGCCGCGTGGCCGCCGGGGGCACCGCCATGGACCCCGCCGTGATCTCCCAGCTGCTGGCCAAGCACGGCGACGCCGGGCCGCTGGCCCAGCTCACCCCCCGCGAGCGCGAGGTCCTGGCCGAGATGGCCGAGGGCCGCTCCAACTCCGCGATCGCCGGGCGGCTGTTCATCACCGACAAGGCGGTGTCCAAGCACATCAACTCCATCTTCACCAAGCTGGACCTGCCGCCCTCCAACGACGACAGCCGCCGGGTGCTGGCGGTGCTGGCCTACCTCAACCAGTGA